In Cheilinus undulatus linkage group 16, ASM1832078v1, whole genome shotgun sequence, one DNA window encodes the following:
- the abrab gene encoding actin binding Rho activating protein b, with product MSDKPSDQASQRKPSTNKNIKKLRTISMVGSLTSGWQQWVAQNEKKQASEPSGWCPTSLGGPTEERKMKWVPKKPPPPQSQPAETPHIVSSGEPQKTLIPEKKTQDAPKTEEVEDSAESVVAPRIKVKQVVKTVISGVQEKGAGVGLLTEKIKKESLPSDKEIDRLLKKKSSPTRRRKCSNMVSSLTKSWKQVEKEQKTGGRVDSRHSETEKERVGAEGAKIDGTGSLKDDTEEESESAVKIKRPSVPVYKKEAEDANKINTLSKNYSAVGNLKSRWQNWASEHTINQKLNPFSEYFDYDYSMSLRLQKGQEGYGRPKEGTQTAERARRAEKHIHREIADMCYVIRTMADPDPDGKTRVTFGQLFDRYVRISDKVVGILMRARKHGKVAFEGEMLWQGQDDGVIITLLV from the exons ATGTCTGACAAACCATCTGACCAAGCCTCCCAGAGGAAACCGTCTACCAACAAGAACATCAAGAAGCTCCGCACCATCAGCATGGTGGGCAGTCTGACCAGCGGCTGGCAGCAGTGGGTGGCACAGAATGAGAAAAAGCAGGCCAGTGAACCCAGTGGTTGGTGTCCCACCTCACTGGGAGGACCAACAGAGGAACGCAAAATGAAATGGGTCCCAAAgaaacctcctccacctcagagCCAGCCAGCAGAAACCCCTCACATCGTCAGTTCTGGTGAGCCTCAAAAGACGCTTATTCCTGAAAAAAAGACCCAAGATGCACCCAAGACCGAGGAAGTTGAGGACTCAGCTGAATCAGTTGTAGCACCTCGCATCAAGGTTAAACAGGTGGTGAAGACTGTGATCAGCGGAGTTCAGGAGAAAGGTGCAGGTGTTGGGCTCCTAACAGAGAAGATCAAGAAGGAGTCCCTGCCGTCTGACAAGGAGATTGACAGGCTTCTGAAGAAGAAGAGTTCGCCCACACGGAGAAGAAAATGCTCCAACATGGTGTCATCTCTGACCAAAAGCTGGAAGCAAGTGGAGAAGGAGCAGAAGACTGGAGGGAGAGTAGACAGCAGGCactcagagacagagaaagagagagtgggcGCAGAGGGGGCTAAAATAGACGGGACGGGCTCTTTGAAAGATGACACAGAAGAAGAGTCTGAGTCAGCTGTCAAGATTAAAAGACCATCAGTCCCAGT GTACAAAAAGGAAGCCGAGGACGCCAACAAGATCAACACCCTCTCCAAGAATTACAGCGCTGTTGGAAACCTCAAGAGCCGCTGGCAGAACTGGGCCTCAGAGCACACCATCAACCAGAAACTAAACCCCTTCAGTGAGTATTTTGACTATGATTACTCCATGTCGCTCCGCCTCCAGAAGGGACAGGAGGGTTACGGACGTCCAAAAGAGGGAACCCAAACAGCGGAGAGAGCCAGACGAGCAGAGAAGCACATCCACCGTGAGATCGCCGACATGTGTTACGTGATCAGGACGATGGCCGATCCGGACCCAGACGGGAAGACCCGGGTGACGTTTGGACAGCTGTTTGACAGATATGTTCGGATATCGGATAAAGTGGTCGGGATTCTTATGAGAGCAAGGAAACATGGGAAGGTGGCGTTTGAAGGGGAGATGCTGTGGCAGGGCCAGGATGACGGAGTGATTATAACTCTGCTGGTGTGA